In the Archaeoglobaceae archaeon genome, TGATAGAAAATAATTGCTGTGTGATCTGCCAATTCAGAACTAATTTTTTCATTTGTCTTTGGAGAGTGAAGTAAAGCCAAATCAAGAGTTTGAGTAGAAGCCTTATAGAAGGCATAGTTTAAAGAATCCGGACAGAAATGGGTGTAGCGTTAATTTAGAAACGGGGACGTCTATGTAATCTCGAGCTCCTAATACATTATTAGAAGTGAAAAATGGAATTATAGCACTTTCAAAACAATTCCAGTCATTTGACCGAAAAGTAGTCGATAACGATGTTCAAGCTCAAGGAATGATATAGGTAATGTGGAGACCATAAAAATTTAACCTAAAGAACAAAATTCGCAACAGGAATTTCAGCACAATACACGAATTTTTCGTAGTGCCCTGAATCTGAAAAGATTGTTTTTCCAAAACCAGATTTTGCTTTGATGAGTAAACTTTATATAAGTTTACTTAAAATGGGATGACATGGAATATGTTACGGTCTCAGCGAAAATTCCGAAAAGCCTGAAAGAAAAGCTCACAAAATACAACATAAAACCTGGGCCAGTTATCAGAAAAGCTCTGGAAGAAGAAGTGAAAAAAAGAATTCTTGAAGAAATAGAAGAGAAAGCGAAGAAGCTCAGTTCAGCTCTGAAAGAAATAGAGGATGAGGAGATTGTGAGATTGATCAGGGAGGAAAGAGAAAGATGAGGCTATTCGATGCGAGCGGAATCGTGAATCTCGCAAAAAGGGGAAAAGTAAGAGCTTTTCTGAATGGCGCAACTCTTGATCTTGCGATCTACGAAACACTGAATGCTTTGTGGAAAGAGGTAAATTTGCTTAAGAAAATCGATGAGAACACAGCTATAGAGTTTGCTGAAATCATTGGAAAAGCAATGGGGGCAATGGAGATCTTTTCAGTAAGGGGTTTAGAAAAGGAAGTCTTAGAATTTGCATGTAAAAACAGTCTCACATTTTACGACGCTTCTTACGTTTTTATCGCTATGAAAAACGGTTTTGAACTCGTAACAGATGACAAAAAGCTTGAAAGCATCGCCTCCAATTACGTTAAGGTCTTCAAAAGCTTTGAGCTTTGAATTTTATAAAAAAATCTTGGAGCTAAATACGCCGGGGGTGGGATTTGAACCCACGAGGGCAAAGCCCAGTAGATCTCGAGTCTACCGCCTTAGCCGGACTCGGCAACCCCGGCTTTAAAAATTCTCAGCTTTTTGGTTATAAGTGTTTTGCGTAAAAACTTCAAAAGCTAAAAGAAATTTTAGAACTTCAATGAAGCAAAAGCCTTTGCAGGTCTGAAAACTTCCATCTCAGTCTCTTCAAAAGCCCTATTCAGAGCATTTAGAAGATTATCGTATCCTAAGATCTCAGCAAGATCGAAAATTCCCGGAGAAAGCGTAGCCAGTTTCCAGACCTCATTTATCGTGGCTTTATCTGCTATACCGTCTTCGATTATCCTGAAAGCCTCGTTTACTATGACTGCAAGCAAAATCGTCACATCAGCATAGTTTTCGACCTTCTCAGCAATCGGCTCTTCGCCTACCCATTTGTAAAACCCTTCTCCACTCTTCTTGCCTAATTTTCCCGCTTTAACGAACTGAGCAAGTGTCTCTTTTATAAATTCTGAAGAAAACCTTGGATAAGCCTCTTCAAGGCTTTTAAGAACATCAAGCGAAACATCGAGCCCAATTTTGTCGAATATTTCAAAGACACCATGTTTCATTCCAAACATCTTCACCGACGCATCGATTTCATAAGGACTTGCCAGTTTAAGGGAATAGCCCAAAGCCACTCCAAGAGCGCAGAGCATTCTGTTTAACACAGCACCTCTACACTGCTTTTTTAACACTATCGGCTTTTTGCCAATTCTTTGTGCATATTCAACTACTTTGCTCACATCTCCTTCTCCAGAAATTTCGACAAGAGGCATCTCTATAGGTGGATTGGAAAAATGAAAAAGAAAAACGTTAACCTTAGCTCCTTTAGAAATCTCAGAAGGCATATAAGAAGAAGTGTTTGTCGCAAAAAGCGTATCTCTGCAAATACTCGCGATTTTCTTGAAAAATTCTATTTTTGTGTTGAGATCTTCTTTTATTGTCTCAAGCAGGAAATCGCAACCCTTTAGCTTTGATATATCTGTAGTGTAAACGATGTTATCCAATCTATCAACTTTTTTAAGCCCTGCTTTTTCAAGCTCGAGCAAATGCTCTTTGCCATTTCTCTTCTTCGCCCTCTCAAGCGCTTCCTTACTTATGTCATAGAGCACAACGTTGTAGCCAGCGTTTGCAAAAAGCGCAGAAATAGCTGAGCCCATCGTTCCCGCGCCAGCAATCGCTACAGTCTCCACTCTTTCACCACCTTTTCGGGCTTTAAAGCCATGTCAAATTGCAAATAAGCTCCGAGTAGCAGATCCTTGACTGGTATTTTGTGCACGGGATCAGATATTGATGGAGAATCGTATGTAACAGTTGCATTTCCACCCCAGATCCTTTTTCTTCCGAGCTTAACATTGTCAAAGGTTACCTTTTCCTCCGCATCTGTGTGGATGTCCATGTAAGAGATCCATTTAACGAGCTGTGCAACCCCATCGCCACCTTCGATTGGTGGCAGTAAACGAAGGGAGTAGAGTTCAAGTCTTCTCTGCAAAAATGAATCTATGAACTCTTCTGCAACTCTCTGTTCGGGTTTTACAGTTATGCTTAAAAGCCTTTTACCCTTTGGACGCTCAAGGAAGCCAAGAATCATGTCGTTCTCTTTGATTATAGCTATGTTGGCAAGTTTCTTTGGAGCACCAACGACTTCTCTACCCGCTGCAAGCGCCGCATCGTTTGTTACGTAGATGTATGGAATGTAGTAGCCCAGAGATCCGTTGAAATCAACTTGAATTAGAGAAAACATCTCGTAGTAAGGGCCGAGGGTTGAGTATGGGTAGTTTGTGATAAATACTGCAGCATTTGGTGGATTGCTGTAAAGATTAAGCCCCTCAGGTAGCAAAGCTTCGACTTCTTCGCTTGTGGTGAAGAAAGCCATCAAAGCCTCGCAGTTTATGTATTCTGTAACCACATCTTTTGCCTTAACTTGAAGTGACGCACCGTAAAGTCCTGCGTCAAGTGGTATCGAAACTCCCTCTCTACTCCCCTTTAGCATTTTTTGCTCACCTAAGTTCTCGCAAGATGTCCACAAATCCCAGTTTCATGTCGAATTCGAAGTATATTGCTGAAAGCATCGTCC is a window encoding:
- a CDS encoding 3-hydroxyacyl-CoA dehydrogenase NAD-binding domain-containing protein, whose amino-acid sequence is METVAIAGAGTMGSAISALFANAGYNVVLYDISKEALERAKKRNGKEHLLELEKAGLKKVDRLDNIVYTTDISKLKGCDFLLETIKEDLNTKIEFFKKIASICRDTLFATNTSSYMPSEISKGAKVNVFLFHFSNPPIEMPLVEISGEGDVSKVVEYAQRIGKKPIVLKKQCRGAVLNRMLCALGVALGYSLKLASPYEIDASVKMFGMKHGVFEIFDKIGLDVSLDVLKSLEEAYPRFSSEFIKETLAQFVKAGKLGKKSGEGFYKWVGEEPIAEKVENYADVTILLAVIVNEAFRIIEDGIADKATINEVWKLATLSPGIFDLAEILGYDNLLNALNRAFEETEMEVFRPAKAFASLKF
- a CDS encoding acetoacetate decarboxylase family protein — translated: MLKGSREGVSIPLDAGLYGASLQVKAKDVVTEYINCEALMAFFTTSEEVEALLPEGLNLYSNPPNAAVFITNYPYSTLGPYYEMFSLIQVDFNGSLGYYIPYIYVTNDAALAAGREVVGAPKKLANIAIIKENDMILGFLERPKGKRLLSITVKPEQRVAEEFIDSFLQRRLELYSLRLLPPIEGGDGVAQLVKWISYMDIHTDAEEKVTFDNVKLGRKRIWGGNATVTYDSPSISDPVHKIPVKDLLLGAYLQFDMALKPEKVVKEWRL
- a CDS encoding type II toxin-antitoxin system VapC family toxin, which produces MRLFDASGIVNLAKRGKVRAFLNGATLDLAIYETLNALWKEVNLLKKIDENTAIEFAEIIGKAMGAMEIFSVRGLEKEVLEFACKNSLTFYDASYVFIAMKNGFELVTDDKKLESIASNYVKVFKSFEL